In a single window of the Jiangella alba genome:
- a CDS encoding cell division protein FtsQ/DivIB codes for MSVASRSPSAQLFAARARRQRLRRLFGLLLALLGLAVVSGLVWLVGWSSVLSVKSVSVEGVPSSLSEDVLSRADVPMGAPLARVDTDAIAGRVAELPEAASVDVRRSWPSTLTIDVTPRVPVAAVSAEGSWWNVDETGALFGAADSRPDDLPVLSAPGDDSSSDVDDAVRAAGVTVLTGLPDALYDLVDTVEARSEADIRLGLADGAEVRWGTADDIDRKADVLLALIGAQEEPPSSYDVSAPEHPAVNP; via the coding sequence ATGAGCGTCGCGTCGCGGTCGCCGAGCGCGCAGCTCTTCGCGGCGCGGGCCCGGCGGCAGCGGCTGCGGCGGCTGTTCGGCCTGCTGCTGGCGTTGCTCGGCCTGGCCGTGGTGTCGGGACTGGTGTGGTTGGTCGGCTGGTCAAGTGTGCTCTCCGTGAAGTCGGTATCGGTCGAGGGTGTGCCGTCGTCGCTGTCGGAGGACGTGCTGTCGCGGGCCGACGTGCCCATGGGCGCGCCGCTGGCGCGGGTCGACACCGACGCCATCGCCGGCCGCGTCGCCGAGCTGCCGGAGGCCGCGTCCGTCGACGTGCGCCGGTCGTGGCCGTCGACGCTGACGATCGACGTGACGCCGCGGGTGCCGGTGGCCGCGGTGTCGGCCGAGGGCTCGTGGTGGAATGTCGACGAGACCGGCGCCCTGTTCGGCGCCGCGGACTCGCGGCCGGACGACCTGCCCGTGCTGAGCGCCCCCGGCGACGACTCGTCCTCCGACGTCGACGACGCCGTGCGTGCGGCGGGCGTGACCGTGCTGACGGGGCTGCCCGACGCGCTGTACGACCTCGTCGACACCGTGGAGGCGCGCTCGGAGGCCGACATCAGGCTCGGGCTCGCCGACGGCGCGGAGGTGCGCTGGGGCACCGCCGACGACATCGACCGCAAGGCCGACGTGCTGCTGGCCCTGATCGGCGCCCAGGAGGAGCCGCCGTCGTCGTACGACGTGTCCGCGCCGGAGCATCCCGCCGTCAACCCCTGA
- a CDS encoding YidC/Oxa1 family membrane protein insertase, giving the protein MLSVLDTPAQGVSVLVLGLSSVVEPLAGDAATGLAILLVVVLVRLALLPLSLRAARAGRARLALRPAESRLRERFRRDPVRLRRELTALHRAHGTSAFAGLGASLAQAPFVMVLYRLFSSPTLNGGANALFTHTLFGVPLSDRWIAALGSGVVPAELLVFGAVFVLLILVAWWSSRLAARSADRLAAAAGEPGTGSPSSSPRRSTGRPSSPSGSPRRSGSPRRSGSPRRPGQRSSPSEVEALMARLGRILPFGTVVVAAFLPLAAALYLLVTTAWTAAERSILWRDPRDPRDRRGGALPSAA; this is encoded by the coding sequence ATGTTGTCCGTTCTCGACACACCTGCCCAGGGCGTCTCCGTGCTCGTCCTCGGCCTCTCCTCCGTTGTGGAGCCGCTCGCCGGTGACGCCGCCACCGGCCTCGCCATCCTCCTCGTCGTCGTGCTCGTCAGGCTGGCGCTGCTGCCGCTGAGCCTGCGTGCCGCCCGGGCCGGACGTGCCCGGCTGGCGCTCCGCCCGGCCGAGTCGCGGCTGCGGGAGCGGTTCCGCCGCGATCCCGTCCGCCTGCGCCGCGAGCTCACCGCCCTGCACCGCGCCCACGGCACCTCAGCGTTCGCCGGCCTCGGCGCGTCGCTGGCTCAGGCGCCGTTCGTCATGGTGTTGTACCGGCTGTTCTCCTCGCCGACGCTCAACGGCGGGGCGAACGCGCTGTTCACGCACACGCTGTTCGGCGTGCCGCTGAGCGACCGCTGGATTGCCGCCCTCGGCTCCGGCGTCGTGCCGGCCGAGCTCCTGGTCTTCGGCGCCGTCTTCGTCCTGCTGATCCTGGTCGCCTGGTGGTCCTCCCGCCTCGCCGCCCGGTCGGCGGATCGCCTCGCCGCCGCGGCCGGCGAGCCCGGTACCGGTTCGCCCTCGTCATCGCCCCGCCGGTCCACCGGCCGCCCGTCCTCGCCCTCCGGCTCGCCCCGCCGCTCGGGTTCGCCCCGCCGCTCGGGTTCGCCCCGCCGCCCCGGGCAGCGCTCCTCGCCGTCCGAGGTCGAGGCTCTGATGGCTCGGCTCGGCCGGATCCTCCCCTTCGGCACGGTCGTCGTGGCCGCGTTCCTGCCGCTCGCCGCCGCGCTGTACCTGCTGGTCACGACCGCCTGGACGGCCGCCGAACGGTCGATTCTGTGGCGCGACCCGCGAGACCCCCGCGACCGGCGGGGCGGCGCGCTCCCGTCGGCCGCCTGA
- the murC gene encoding UDP-N-acetylmuramate--L-alanine ligase produces MIVSPPERTVPAEKLGRVHFVGIGGAGMSGIARILLARGVPVSGSDAKDSGVLAGLRALGAEVHVGHAASNVGLAETVVVSTAIRESNPEIVEARERALPILPRAAALASVMAGRRAIAVAGTHGKTTTTSMITVALQHCGADPSFAIGGNLNESGANAHDGSGDIFVAEADESDASFLAYEPEVAIVTNVEADHLDFYGTPEAYEAAFDAFVDCVSGFLVVCADDPGARALGERAAQRGVVVHTFGESRDADVRVTALDLNGPGVSFELVARGRRQERIQLQLPGRHNALNAAAAFTAALGLGFAAGDVLDGLAGYTGTRRRFELKGVAGGVRVYDEYSHHPTEVAAAMAAARGVAGAGRVVVVFQPHLFSRTRIFATEFGTALGAADEVVVMDVYAAREDPEPGVTGALVAAAVPLPPSHVVFEQSWSAVPELAASRAEPGDILLTVGAGDVTLIGPEVLDVLAARSR; encoded by the coding sequence GTGATCGTCTCGCCACCGGAGCGGACCGTGCCCGCGGAGAAGTTGGGCCGGGTCCACTTCGTCGGCATCGGCGGTGCCGGCATGAGCGGCATCGCCCGCATCCTGCTCGCCCGCGGCGTGCCGGTGTCGGGTAGCGACGCCAAGGACTCGGGCGTGCTGGCCGGCCTGCGCGCGCTCGGCGCCGAGGTGCATGTCGGGCACGCCGCGTCGAACGTCGGCCTCGCCGAGACCGTCGTGGTGTCGACGGCGATCCGCGAGAGCAATCCCGAGATCGTCGAGGCGCGCGAGCGGGCCCTGCCGATCCTGCCCCGGGCCGCCGCGCTGGCGTCGGTGATGGCCGGGAGGCGCGCGATCGCCGTGGCCGGCACCCACGGGAAGACCACGACCACGTCGATGATCACGGTCGCGCTGCAGCACTGCGGCGCCGACCCGTCGTTCGCGATCGGTGGCAACCTGAACGAATCGGGCGCCAACGCCCACGACGGCAGCGGCGACATCTTCGTCGCCGAGGCCGACGAGAGCGACGCGTCGTTCCTGGCCTACGAGCCCGAGGTGGCGATCGTCACCAACGTGGAGGCCGACCACCTCGACTTCTACGGCACCCCGGAGGCGTACGAGGCCGCGTTCGACGCGTTCGTCGACTGCGTCTCCGGCTTCCTCGTGGTCTGCGCCGACGACCCCGGCGCTCGCGCCCTGGGGGAGCGGGCCGCCCAGCGCGGCGTCGTGGTGCACACGTTCGGGGAGTCGCGCGACGCCGACGTGCGGGTGACCGCGCTGGATCTCAACGGGCCCGGCGTGTCGTTCGAGCTGGTGGCCCGCGGCCGCCGGCAGGAGCGGATCCAGCTGCAGCTGCCCGGCCGGCACAACGCCCTGAACGCGGCCGCCGCCTTCACCGCCGCGCTCGGCCTCGGCTTCGCCGCCGGCGACGTGCTCGACGGCCTGGCCGGCTACACCGGGACCCGGCGCCGGTTCGAGCTCAAGGGCGTGGCCGGCGGTGTGCGGGTGTACGACGAGTACTCCCACCACCCCACCGAGGTGGCCGCCGCGATGGCCGCCGCCCGCGGCGTGGCCGGGGCGGGCCGCGTCGTCGTGGTGTTCCAGCCGCACCTGTTCAGCCGCACCCGCATCTTCGCGACCGAGTTCGGCACCGCCCTGGGCGCGGCCGACGAGGTCGTCGTCATGGACGTCTACGCCGCGCGCGAGGACCCCGAGCCCGGCGTGACCGGTGCGCTGGTGGCCGCCGCGGTGCCGCTGCCGCCGTCGCACGTGGTGTTCGAGCAGTCGTGGTCGGCGGTGCCGGAGCTCGCGGCGTCGCGCGCCGAGCCCGGCGACATCCTGCTGACCGTCGGCGCCGGCGACGTCACGCTGATCGGTCCGGAAGTGCTCGACGTGCTGGCGGCACGGTCGCGATGA
- the ftsZ gene encoding cell division protein FtsZ, whose product MTAPQNYLAVIKVVGIGGGGVNAVNRMIEVGLKGVEFIAINTDAQALLMSDADVKLDVGREATRGLGAGANPDVGRKAAEDHAEEIEEVLKGADMVFVTAGEGGGTGTGGAPVVARIARSLGALTIGVVTRPFMFEGRRRAMQAEDGIEALREEVDTLIVIPNDRLLSISDRQVSVLDAFKSADQVLLSGVQGITDLITTPGLINLDFADVKSVMSNAGSALMGIGSARGEDRAVAAAEMAISSPLLEASIDGAHGVLLSVSGGSDLGLFEINEAANLVAQAAHDDANIIFGAVIDDALGDEVRVTVIAAGFDGGQPVRRDLGTVKKPETAGHSAAGGIGSVATATPAAAKPSNEGDTGGADGDGAPAAPPAPPREQRRIVPSTASDDLDVPDFLK is encoded by the coding sequence GTGACTGCTCCGCAGAACTACCTCGCGGTGATCAAAGTCGTCGGCATCGGCGGCGGCGGAGTCAACGCGGTCAACCGCATGATCGAAGTCGGCCTCAAGGGCGTCGAGTTCATCGCGATCAACACCGACGCGCAGGCGCTGCTGATGAGCGACGCCGACGTGAAGCTCGACGTGGGCCGAGAGGCCACGCGCGGCTTGGGCGCCGGCGCCAACCCCGACGTCGGCCGGAAGGCGGCCGAGGACCACGCCGAGGAGATCGAAGAGGTGCTCAAGGGCGCCGACATGGTCTTCGTCACGGCGGGCGAGGGTGGCGGGACGGGCACCGGCGGCGCGCCGGTGGTGGCCCGCATCGCGCGCTCCCTCGGCGCACTGACCATCGGCGTCGTGACCCGCCCGTTCATGTTCGAGGGGCGACGCCGGGCCATGCAGGCCGAGGACGGCATCGAGGCGCTGCGCGAAGAGGTCGACACGCTGATCGTCATCCCGAACGACCGGCTGCTGTCCATCAGCGACCGCCAGGTCAGCGTCCTCGACGCGTTCAAGAGCGCCGACCAGGTGCTGCTGTCCGGTGTCCAGGGCATCACCGACCTCATCACGACGCCCGGCCTGATCAACCTCGACTTCGCCGACGTGAAGTCGGTCATGAGCAACGCCGGCTCGGCGCTCATGGGCATAGGGTCCGCCCGCGGCGAGGACAGAGCGGTGGCGGCGGCCGAGATGGCGATATCGAGCCCGCTGCTCGAAGCCTCGATCGACGGCGCGCACGGCGTGCTGCTGTCGGTGTCCGGCGGCTCCGACCTCGGGCTGTTCGAGATCAACGAGGCGGCCAACCTGGTCGCCCAGGCGGCGCACGACGACGCCAACATCATCTTCGGTGCGGTCATCGACGACGCCCTCGGCGACGAGGTGCGGGTCACCGTCATCGCGGCCGGGTTCGACGGCGGGCAGCCGGTCCGCCGCGACCTCGGCACCGTCAAGAAGCCCGAGACGGCGGGTCATTCCGCCGCCGGGGGCATCGGCTCGGTCGCCACGGCCACCCCGGCCGCGGCGAAGCCGAGCAACGAGGGGGACACGGGCGGCGCCGACGGTGACGGCGCACCCGCCGCGCCGCCCGCCCCGCCCCGCGAACAGCGCCGCATCGTCCCGTCCACGGCCAGCGACGACCTGGACGTGCCCGATTTCTTGAAATAG
- the murG gene encoding undecaprenyldiphospho-muramoylpentapeptide beta-N-acetylglucosaminyltransferase, translating to MKVVLAGGGTAGHIEPALATAEAVRRADPGAEVTLLGTERGLETRLVPERGYELALIPPVPLPRRPSPDLLRLPMRVRSAVRQTTDVLRAKEAEVLVGFGGYVALPAYLAARRAGVPIVVHEANAKPGLANRVGARFTTFVGVATPAITLPHAQHVGIPLRRSIALLDRPASQAEGRAFFGLDPSLPTLLVFGGSQGARRINEAVDGSLDQLLEAGFQVLHAVGPARAEAASAASRPGYVPVPYVDRMDLAYAAADLAVCRAGAITCAELAAVGLPAVYVPLPHGNGEQRFNALPTVSAGGGVLVADGELTPSRLAAEVTPLLGDRARLDAMGAAAATLGRRDADDRLVDMVRRAAAQKSVGG from the coding sequence GTGAAGGTCGTCCTGGCCGGCGGCGGTACCGCCGGGCACATCGAACCTGCCCTGGCGACGGCCGAGGCGGTGCGGCGCGCCGACCCGGGTGCAGAGGTCACGCTGCTCGGCACCGAGCGTGGGCTCGAGACGCGGCTCGTTCCGGAGCGGGGCTACGAGCTGGCGCTGATCCCGCCGGTCCCGCTGCCGCGCCGTCCCTCGCCCGACCTGCTCCGGCTGCCGATGCGGGTGCGGTCCGCCGTTCGCCAGACCACCGACGTGCTGCGTGCGAAGGAGGCCGAGGTGCTCGTCGGGTTCGGCGGCTACGTCGCGCTGCCCGCGTACCTGGCGGCACGCCGGGCGGGCGTGCCGATCGTGGTGCACGAGGCGAACGCCAAGCCCGGGCTGGCCAACCGCGTCGGCGCCCGCTTCACCACGTTCGTCGGCGTCGCGACCCCCGCCATCACGCTGCCGCACGCCCAGCACGTCGGCATCCCGCTGCGCCGCTCGATCGCCCTGCTCGACCGCCCCGCGTCGCAGGCCGAGGGCCGCGCGTTCTTCGGCCTCGATCCGTCGCTGCCCACGCTGCTCGTCTTCGGCGGCAGCCAGGGCGCGCGACGCATCAACGAGGCCGTCGACGGGTCGCTGGACCAGCTGCTCGAGGCCGGCTTCCAGGTACTGCACGCCGTCGGGCCGGCCCGCGCCGAGGCCGCGTCCGCCGCGAGCCGTCCCGGATACGTCCCCGTGCCGTACGTCGACCGCATGGACCTCGCCTACGCCGCCGCCGACCTCGCCGTCTGCCGCGCGGGCGCGATCACCTGCGCCGAGCTGGCCGCCGTCGGGCTGCCGGCCGTCTACGTCCCGCTTCCGCACGGCAACGGCGAGCAGCGGTTCAACGCCCTGCCGACCGTCTCCGCCGGCGGCGGTGTGCTGGTCGCGGACGGTGAGCTGACCCCGTCGCGGCTGGCCGCCGAGGTGACCCCGTTGCTGGGCGACAGGGCTCGGTTGGACGCGATGGGTGCCGCAGCGGCTACTCTCGGTCGTCGCGACGCCGACGATCGCCTGGTCGACATGGTCCGGCGCGCGGCTGCACAGAAGAGCGTCGGAGGTTGA